A genomic region of Cyanobacteria bacterium FACHB-DQ100 contains the following coding sequences:
- the rpoD gene encoding RNA polymerase sigma factor RpoD — MTQAKDLLVVEEAFDPSEALEIELELDDLDDLDDSDQGEDDEEGKPVKGRATRRRTQAKKKHYTEDSIRLYLQEIGRIRLLRADEEIELARKIADLLELERIRFKLADKLDREPSDADWAQEVKMPLPQFRHRLHLGRRAKDKMVQSNLRLVVSIAKKYMNRGLSFQDLIQEGSLGLIRAAEKFDHEKGYKFSTYATWWIRQAITRAIADQSRTIRLPVHLYETISRIKKTTKLLSQEMGRKPTEEEIATRMEMTIEKLRFIAKSAQLPISLETPIGKEEDSRLGDFIESDGETPEDQVSKNLLREDLEGVLATLSPREKDVLRLRYGLDDGRMKTLEEIGQIFNVTRERIRQIEAKALRKLRHPNRNSVLKEYIR, encoded by the coding sequence ATGACCCAAGCCAAAGACTTACTTGTTGTAGAAGAGGCATTTGACCCTTCAGAAGCTCTAGAAATCGAGTTAGAACTCGATGACCTTGATGATCTTGACGATTCAGATCAAGGAGAGGATGACGAAGAGGGAAAACCCGTTAAGGGGCGTGCAACTCGTCGCCGGACTCAAGCCAAGAAGAAGCACTACACCGAAGATTCGATTCGGTTATATTTGCAAGAAATCGGTCGAATTCGCCTCCTCCGCGCCGACGAAGAAATTGAACTCGCCCGTAAGATTGCGGACTTGCTGGAATTAGAGCGCATTCGCTTCAAGTTAGCCGACAAGCTCGATCGCGAACCTTCAGATGCAGATTGGGCACAGGAAGTGAAAATGCCCCTGCCGCAGTTCCGTCATCGCCTGCATTTAGGTCGTCGCGCTAAAGATAAAATGGTGCAGTCGAACCTGAGATTAGTGGTGTCGATCGCGAAGAAATATATGAATCGCGGCTTGTCGTTCCAAGATTTGATTCAAGAAGGCAGCTTGGGTCTGATTCGGGCGGCAGAAAAGTTCGACCACGAAAAAGGCTACAAGTTCTCTACCTACGCGACCTGGTGGATTCGTCAGGCAATTACTCGCGCCATTGCAGACCAATCGAGAACCATCCGGCTTCCGGTTCACCTGTACGAAACCATTTCCCGCATCAAGAAGACAACGAAACTGTTGTCTCAGGAAATGGGACGCAAGCCGACTGAAGAAGAAATCGCAACTCGGATGGAAATGACGATCGAGAAGCTGCGCTTTATCGCCAAGTCTGCTCAGTTGCCGATTTCACTAGAAACGCCGATCGGTAAGGAAGAAGATTCTCGCTTAGGCGACTTCATTGAATCTGATGGTGAAACCCCAGAAGATCAAGTGTCTAAGAATCTGCTGCGCGAAGACCTCGAAGGCGTTTTGGCAACGCTCAGCCCACGCGAAAAAGATGTGCTGCGCTTGCGCTACGGCTTGGATGATGGTCGGATGAAAACGCTTGAAGAAATTGGACAAATCTTCAACGTGACCCGCGAACGCATTCGTCAAATCGAGGCGAAAGCTCTGCGGAAACTCCGTCACCCGAATCGCAACAGTGTTTTGAAAGAGTACATTCGCTAG
- a CDS encoding dihydrofolate reductase — protein MSEIILIAAIAQTNGVIGNRGKLPWSIPEDLQRFRQLTLHHTVIMGRKTWEFDLQKRPLSQRTNVIVSSQSLRSELPNIEFVRSLSDAVDRPEEKLFVIGGASIYRQALELVDRMELTIVEGHYEGDVFFLEWRDRLNEFELVNLESRAGYRFETYRRVVPQ, from the coding sequence ATGTCCGAGATTATTTTAATTGCTGCGATCGCCCAAACAAACGGAGTCATTGGAAATCGCGGCAAACTGCCTTGGTCGATCCCAGAAGACCTCCAACGCTTTCGGCAACTCACGCTGCATCATACCGTCATTATGGGACGGAAAACATGGGAATTTGATCTGCAAAAACGCCCATTATCTCAACGCACTAACGTTATCGTTTCCTCACAATCACTGAGATCTGAGTTACCAAATATCGAATTTGTACGATCGCTCTCTGATGCGGTTGATCGACCAGAAGAAAAGCTGTTCGTGATCGGTGGCGCATCGATTTACCGTCAAGCGTTGGAACTCGTGGATCGTATGGAGTTGACGATCGTAGAAGGTCACTACGAGGGCGATGTATTTTTCCTAGAGTGGCGCGATCGTCTAAATGAATTTGAATTAGTCAACTTGGAGTCAAGAGCTGGCTATCGATTTGAAACCTATCGTCGCGTTGTGCCCCAATAA
- a CDS encoding PipX family protein, translated as MDTENYLNHPTFGLLFRVCLVEEHRELFSTLYAQRLFFVVSQGADGLEFESIGRSDARVMVENRMRMLRRSGMYKEYDQLQKVHKSTFQ; from the coding sequence ATGGATACTGAGAATTATTTGAACCACCCAACATTTGGGCTGCTGTTTCGGGTGTGTCTAGTTGAAGAACATCGGGAATTATTTAGTACGCTCTACGCGCAACGGTTATTTTTTGTCGTATCTCAAGGTGCAGACGGACTGGAATTTGAATCGATCGGACGCAGCGATGCAAGAGTAATGGTCGAAAATCGCATGAGAATGTTACGCCGATCGGGAATGTACAAGGAGTACGATCAGCTTCAGAAAGTTCACAAAAGCACATTTCAATGA
- a CDS encoding YggS family pyridoxal phosphate-dependent enzyme: protein MISSLQNHIAEFRAKIPPHIRVIAVTKTVSVEAMRTAYAAGIRDFGENRVQEAETKRAELKDLTDVTWHLIGHLQSNKAKSAIDLFDWIHSVDSLKLAQRLDRLAEEQDRKPQICLQAKLMSDPNKSGFSVSELWDAIPQLEQLKHLHIRGLMVIPPFDLEAEATIALFRQARELAEKIRTHSQLNLDQLSMGMSGDYASAIQAGATMIRPGRVLFGARLQK, encoded by the coding sequence ATGATCTCGTCTCTACAGAACCACATTGCCGAATTCCGCGCCAAAATTCCACCACATATCCGGGTCATTGCCGTGACGAAAACGGTTTCCGTAGAAGCAATGCGAACTGCTTATGCCGCCGGAATTCGGGATTTTGGTGAAAATCGGGTTCAGGAAGCTGAGACTAAACGCGCAGAATTAAAAGATTTAACCGATGTAACGTGGCATCTGATCGGGCATTTGCAGAGTAACAAAGCAAAAAGCGCGATCGACCTGTTTGATTGGATTCACTCGGTCGATAGTTTGAAGCTAGCGCAACGGCTGGATCGGCTTGCAGAAGAACAAGACCGCAAGCCACAAATTTGCCTGCAAGCTAAACTCATGAGCGATCCCAACAAATCAGGATTTTCAGTTTCAGAGCTTTGGGACGCGATCCCGCAGCTTGAGCAATTAAAGCACTTGCACATTCGAGGACTCATGGTGATCCCACCGTTTGACCTAGAAGCCGAGGCCACGATCGCGCTGTTTAGACAAGCTAGAGAACTTGCTGAAAAAATCCGAACTCACAGCCAGCTCAATCTCGATCAACTGTCGATGGGAATGTCGGGTGATTATGCTTCGGCAATTCAGGCGGGCGCAACGATGATTCGACCGGGACGAGTGCTGTTTGGAGCAAGACTGCAAAAATAA
- a CDS encoding cell division protein SepF, with the protein MSIFSKLRDFVGLNEPVEYEYEYDEMDGQDYQSLYQEESAPAPVAATEEETRSRRANRFRDRSVGIASETTGVGAAMNNVIGMPGAANGISEVVVVEPRTFEEMPQVIQALRERKSVVLNLTIMDPDQAQRAVDFVAGGTYAIDGHQERIGESIFLFTPSCVQVSTQAGVINELPQAAPARPRASAPTPVWGTEPRAVQG; encoded by the coding sequence GTGAGTATTTTCAGTAAATTACGAGATTTCGTTGGACTCAATGAACCTGTCGAATACGAGTACGAATACGACGAGATGGACGGACAAGACTATCAGTCGCTCTATCAAGAAGAGAGCGCTCCGGCTCCAGTCGCAGCCACCGAAGAAGAAACTCGATCGCGTCGGGCAAATCGTTTTCGCGATCGAAGTGTTGGAATTGCAAGTGAAACCACTGGTGTAGGAGCCGCTATGAATAATGTGATTGGAATGCCTGGAGCAGCAAACGGAATTTCGGAAGTCGTGGTGGTTGAACCCCGCACGTTTGAAGAAATGCCTCAAGTGATTCAAGCATTGCGTGAGCGTAAATCAGTGGTGCTGAATCTGACGATTATGGATCCGGATCAAGCTCAACGCGCTGTAGATTTCGTGGCAGGCGGTACTTATGCGATCGACGGTCATCAAGAGCGCATCGGTGAAAGCATTTTCTTGTTCACGCCAAGCTGTGTTCAAGTCAGCACCCAAGCAGGCGTGATCAATGAATTGCCCCAAGCTGCTCCTGCTCGTCCCCGCGCCTCCGCTCCGACACCCGTTTGGGGCACAGAACCGAGAGCAGTACAAGGTTAG
- the proC gene encoding pyrroline-5-carboxylate reductase, with product MSKQFGLIGGGMMGEALLSRLVAQNVFDSAAIVVSEPNRSRQEFLAQQYHVQVTEQNRQAADCEIVLLAIKPQIFPQVAEELANQQVSALVISILAGTTIAQLEAAFPNAPVIRAMPNTPAAVGAGITAIAPGQRVEPHHIEQAKQILSTVGEVVEVPESMLDAVTGLSGSGPGYLAIVIEALADGGVAVGLPRAIALKLAIQTVRGTAQLLQESNLHPGELKDRVTSPGGTTIAGIAELEKAGVRSALIEAVKAAVNRSKQLGQ from the coding sequence TTGTCTAAACAATTTGGCCTGATAGGCGGCGGGATGATGGGAGAGGCTCTCTTGTCCCGCCTTGTTGCTCAGAACGTGTTTGATTCTGCTGCGATCGTCGTGAGCGAGCCGAATCGATCGCGCCAGGAATTCTTAGCGCAGCAATATCACGTTCAAGTGACCGAGCAAAATCGACAAGCGGCAGATTGCGAGATTGTTTTACTCGCGATTAAGCCGCAGATATTTCCGCAGGTTGCGGAGGAATTAGCAAATCAGCAGGTTTCTGCCCTGGTCATTTCAATTTTGGCAGGAACGACGATCGCGCAGCTTGAAGCGGCATTTCCCAACGCGCCCGTCATTCGAGCGATGCCTAATACGCCCGCAGCCGTTGGAGCTGGGATTACCGCGATCGCCCCAGGTCAGCGTGTTGAGCCACATCACATCGAACAAGCGAAACAGATTCTCAGCACGGTCGGAGAAGTGGTTGAAGTGCCCGAATCGATGTTAGATGCGGTGACAGGTTTATCCGGTTCAGGGCCGGGATATCTTGCGATCGTCATTGAAGCTTTAGCGGATGGCGGAGTTGCGGTGGGATTGCCAAGAGCGATCGCGCTCAAGTTAGCGATTCAAACAGTGCGGGGAACGGCTCAACTGCTGCAAGAGTCAAATCTCCATCCGGGGGAACTGAAAGACCGTGTGACCAGTCCTGGAGGCACGACGATCGCTGGAATTGCAGAACTCGAAAAAGCGGGGGTGCGATCGGCATTGATCGAAGCGGTAAAAGCAGCCGTGAATCGATCCAAGCAACTCGGTCAATAA
- a CDS encoding SH3 domain-containing protein, which produces MRWSSVLKFVLGVFFAIALLATGGLVAARVMMARLSVMPPKPTFPNDTPTKNPAAKPAAKPAVEKSDKPDTAAKPLPAGAFPARVTQSIGLVVRDAPGSEGGSIGGVDFNDRVTVLESNADKTWQKIRLNNGQEGWVRAGNVEQMSQ; this is translated from the coding sequence ATGCGGTGGTCTTCAGTCCTCAAATTTGTTCTGGGCGTGTTCTTCGCGATCGCACTTCTTGCGACAGGTGGTTTGGTTGCCGCAAGAGTTATGATGGCGCGTCTTTCCGTCATGCCGCCTAAGCCCACGTTCCCGAATGATACTCCTACCAAAAATCCAGCCGCCAAGCCTGCTGCAAAACCTGCGGTAGAGAAATCGGATAAGCCTGATACTGCTGCAAAACCGCTTCCAGCCGGGGCATTTCCAGCACGGGTGACGCAATCGATCGGGCTTGTGGTGCGCGATGCTCCGGGAAGTGAAGGGGGATCGATCGGCGGTGTCGATTTCAACGATCGCGTTACGGTGCTGGAGTCGAATGCCGATAAAACTTGGCAAAAAATTCGCTTAAACAATGGTCAAGAAGGGTGGGTTCGGGCTGGAAACGTTGAGCAGATGAGTCAATAA
- the ruvX gene encoding Holliday junction resolvase RuvX, whose amino-acid sequence MERVAALGLDVGQRRIGVAGCDGTGLIATGLTTIVRKSYPQTIEDLRQIVRDRDVEILVVGMPYSMDGSIGKQAQHIQKFGETISKALSLSIEYVDERLTSFQAEQSMITAGISLQHNKGLIDRKAAAIILQQWLDERRAKRDLDRLASSNQE is encoded by the coding sequence ATGGAGAGAGTTGCGGCACTCGGATTAGATGTGGGGCAGAGGCGAATTGGGGTTGCAGGTTGCGATGGTACAGGGCTAATCGCGACCGGGCTCACCACGATCGTTCGTAAATCTTATCCGCAGACGATCGAAGATCTCCGGCAGATTGTGCGTGATCGCGATGTCGAAATTCTCGTAGTTGGGATGCCCTACTCGATGGATGGCTCGATCGGCAAGCAAGCTCAGCATATCCAAAAATTCGGAGAAACGATTTCAAAGGCGTTATCGTTGTCGATCGAGTACGTGGATGAGCGATTGACCAGCTTTCAGGCGGAACAATCAATGATCACGGCAGGAATTTCGCTTCAGCATAATAAAGGACTGATTGATCGCAAAGCCGCCGCAATTATTCTTCAGCAATGGCTGGATGAACGGAGGGCGAAGCGCGATCTCGATCGTCTCGCAAGCTCTAATCAAGAGTAA
- a CDS encoding GNAT family N-acetyltransferase, producing the protein MPRLPQTANALIRPVQYRDLDAIDQLTQQSPEHELPHCSAVREKSVSIRNWYGVMKLLSLFPNPLQNLPCVHVAELNQRIQGMIQVSPFNRTRSTWRVDRVVVAPAIVESEGAEAQVMTQVDIGSLLIRFCLERIWQARTWVLEIDVNDKAALDLYRHNGFQPLANMTYWSISPEQLEELAEREPDLPNLLPVSNADAQLLYQLDTMAMPPLVRQVFDRHVQDFKVSVFGSLVEWAKQVFTRTEVVGGYVFEPQRKAAIGYFQLHLCRDGSQPHIAHLTVNPAYTWLYPELMAQMARIMQDLPAQSLQMASPDYQPEREEYLDSIGAERIGHTLLMSRSVWHKVRETKSIAEGLQLAEMLQNLQPSRKPVPGRISMLKSVKLPAPEKAQEADKSTPKSVQELMKAASQEPHREDPCC; encoded by the coding sequence ATGCCTCGACTTCCTCAGACTGCTAATGCCCTGATTCGTCCCGTGCAATATCGGGATCTTGATGCGATCGACCAACTGACGCAGCAATCACCGGAACATGAATTGCCGCACTGCTCTGCTGTTCGTGAAAAAAGCGTCTCAATTCGCAACTGGTATGGAGTGATGAAGCTCCTCAGTCTGTTTCCGAATCCGCTGCAAAACTTGCCCTGTGTTCATGTTGCAGAGCTAAATCAGCGGATTCAAGGCATGATTCAGGTTTCTCCGTTCAACCGGACTCGCAGCACTTGGCGCGTCGATCGCGTCGTGGTTGCGCCTGCGATCGTTGAGTCGGAAGGTGCGGAAGCTCAAGTGATGACGCAAGTAGATATCGGTTCTCTGCTGATTCGCTTCTGTCTAGAGCGGATTTGGCAAGCTCGGACTTGGGTACTTGAAATCGATGTCAATGACAAAGCGGCGCTAGATCTATATCGTCATAATGGATTTCAGCCGTTAGCAAACATGACCTACTGGTCGATTTCGCCAGAACAGCTAGAAGAACTGGCAGAACGAGAGCCGGATCTACCGAATCTGCTTCCGGTCAGTAACGCAGATGCCCAACTGCTCTATCAGCTTGATACGATGGCGATGCCGCCTTTGGTGCGTCAGGTCTTCGATCGCCATGTTCAAGATTTCAAGGTTAGCGTTTTCGGTAGCCTGGTCGAATGGGCAAAGCAAGTCTTTACACGGACTGAAGTGGTGGGCGGCTATGTGTTTGAGCCGCAGCGTAAAGCAGCGATCGGTTATTTTCAACTGCACCTCTGCCGCGATGGTTCACAGCCGCATATCGCTCATCTAACGGTAAATCCAGCTTACACTTGGCTTTACCCCGAACTGATGGCGCAAATGGCGCGGATTATGCAGGATCTCCCTGCTCAATCTTTACAAATGGCATCGCCCGACTATCAACCGGAACGCGAGGAATATTTAGACAGCATTGGAGCCGAGCGAATTGGGCATACCCTGCTGATGTCGCGATCGGTGTGGCACAAGGTTCGAGAAACGAAGTCGATCGCCGAAGGACTGCAACTCGCAGAGATGCTTCAGAATCTTCAGCCCAGCCGTAAACCTGTACCTGGACGCATTTCAATGCTGAAATCGGTTAAGCTCCCGGCACCGGAAAAGGCTCAAGAAGCAGATAAATCCACGCCGAAAAGCGTGCAAGAACTGATGAAAGCTGCATCCCAAGAACCACATCGCGAAGATCCCTGCTGCTAA
- a CDS encoding F420-0:Gamma-glutamyl ligase, which yields MLALEVQYRQRPTRTLDLSLGKWELAVYEPQRYVLVGQLELQNLARRLEVMTPRIDAEVKLLSSGSLDEIKVKTRIIPRFKDAEVREDGYWEGRVVKLGARDPIEAVIEIEGEDLRDLKVAWIQLHYVYYGSQGWIPKVRHVIVPLKFPSAEESKRWRPATHADVLPIKTHLLTHLDDPVSVVKRYVMPHAQPGDIVTIGESPLAIMQGRFRDPREVKPGWLATRLCYMFFPTSSLATACGMQTLIDIEGAPRVLAAFIIGSIAKLFGVKGMFYRLAGEQARLIDDVTGTIPPYDQFIVLGPDKSQEIVDRIQRETGLSAAIVDVNDLKAVKILAASSDISMPLLKQALIDNPAGNANEQTPVVLIRPIDAAEKRSAIGLQSVNQP from the coding sequence ATGTTGGCGCTTGAAGTTCAGTACAGGCAGCGACCCACCCGCACACTCGATCTGAGTTTGGGCAAGTGGGAACTGGCAGTTTATGAGCCTCAGCGATACGTTTTAGTCGGACAGCTAGAGCTACAAAATCTTGCCCGCCGATTAGAGGTGATGACCCCGCGCATTGATGCAGAGGTTAAACTGCTGTCTTCTGGAAGTCTTGACGAGATCAAGGTCAAAACCCGCATCATTCCCCGATTCAAAGATGCAGAAGTCCGCGAGGATGGCTACTGGGAAGGGCGTGTCGTTAAGCTGGGAGCGCGTGATCCGATCGAAGCCGTGATCGAAATCGAAGGCGAAGATCTGCGCGACCTCAAAGTTGCCTGGATTCAACTGCATTATGTCTATTACGGCTCTCAAGGCTGGATTCCCAAAGTTCGGCATGTGATCGTGCCGCTTAAATTCCCTTCAGCCGAGGAATCAAAACGCTGGCGACCTGCAACCCATGCTGATGTCCTACCAATTAAAACTCACCTGCTCACTCACCTGGATGATCCGGTCAGCGTCGTTAAGCGCTACGTCATGCCTCACGCTCAACCCGGCGATATCGTGACGATCGGTGAATCCCCGCTCGCAATTATGCAAGGACGATTCCGCGATCCGCGTGAAGTGAAACCCGGCTGGTTGGCAACTCGGCTCTGCTATATGTTCTTCCCCACATCGAGCCTAGCGACAGCTTGCGGTATGCAAACTTTAATCGACATTGAGGGAGCGCCACGGGTGCTGGCTGCGTTTATTATCGGCTCGATCGCGAAACTATTCGGGGTCAAGGGGATGTTCTATCGCTTGGCAGGTGAGCAAGCCCGACTAATTGACGATGTAACTGGAACAATTCCGCCTTACGATCAATTTATCGTCTTAGGTCCAGATAAATCGCAAGAAATTGTGGACAGGATTCAGCGAGAAACTGGATTATCTGCGGCAATTGTTGATGTCAACGATTTGAAAGCAGTTAAAATATTGGCAGCGTCATCTGATATATCGATGCCTTTGCTCAAGCAGGCACTGATCGATAATCCCGCAGGCAACGCCAACGAGCAGACCCCTGTGGTGCTGATTCGTCCAATTGATGCCGCTGAAAAACGATCCGCCATTGGGCTGCAATCGGTGAATCAACCTTAA
- a CDS encoding site-specific DNA-methyltransferase has product MQQFDSAIDHLNSLDRIMINSDQKTSSPNLFYDHDNGQLWLGDAVEWLKSLPSESIDLVFSDPPYNLKKAEWDSFESQRSYVEWSMQWIEQAARILKPTGTFYICGFSEILADLRLPASQFFQGCRWLVWHYKNKANLSNDWGRSHESILHFRKTKKFTLTVENIRTRYNEHTLKYPEHPQASTSRYSDRGKNDTKLWHPHPKGAKPRDVIEIPTTCNGMNEKTPHPTQKPEELVRKFVLASSQRGDRILDPFIGSGTTAVVAEQLGRNWLGCDRSAEYLTWAVERIESAEHRSDEDWFWHDRDREERRTKIRQTF; this is encoded by the coding sequence CAGCTATTGATCATCTTAATTCGCTCGATCGAATCATGATCAATTCAGATCAAAAAACTTCTTCTCCTAACCTTTTCTACGATCATGATAACGGTCAGCTTTGGCTTGGAGATGCGGTGGAATGGCTGAAATCACTCCCTTCTGAGTCAATTGATTTAGTGTTTTCCGATCCTCCCTACAACTTGAAAAAAGCAGAATGGGACAGCTTTGAATCTCAACGATCGTATGTTGAATGGTCGATGCAGTGGATCGAACAAGCTGCACGAATTCTAAAGCCCACTGGAACGTTTTATATCTGCGGCTTTTCTGAGATTTTGGCAGATCTAAGACTCCCGGCTTCACAATTTTTTCAAGGGTGCCGCTGGCTGGTTTGGCACTACAAAAACAAAGCCAATCTTTCAAATGATTGGGGTCGATCCCACGAAAGCATTTTGCATTTTCGTAAAACGAAGAAATTCACGCTTACAGTTGAAAACATTCGCACCCGTTACAACGAACATACGCTGAAATATCCCGAACATCCGCAAGCTTCCACCAGTCGATACAGCGATCGCGGCAAAAACGACACAAAACTCTGGCATCCGCACCCAAAAGGCGCAAAACCGCGAGATGTAATTGAAATCCCGACCACCTGCAACGGAATGAACGAAAAAACGCCGCATCCCACCCAAAAACCCGAAGAACTGGTGCGAAAATTCGTTCTCGCTTCTTCCCAAAGAGGCGATCGCATTCTCGATCCCTTTATCGGCTCTGGCACAACCGCCGTTGTCGCGGAACAACTCGGACGCAACTGGCTCGGCTGCGATCGCTCAGCCGAATATCTCACTTGGGCAGTCGAGCGGATCGAATCTGCCGAACACCGCAGCGACGAAGACTGGTTCTGGCACGATCGCGATCGCGAAGAACGCCGCACAAAAATTCGCCAAACATTTTGA